In Paenibacillus dendritiformis, the DNA window TTGACGGTCAATCCGTCAGCAACCGGGAGACGAATCGGCTGACGAAGGATGGACGGCTGCTCGACGTCAGCGTGAGCACATCGCCGATCTATGACGAGAAAGGGGAGCGTATCGCTTGGGCGAGCATTACGCGGGATATGACCAACCGCAAGCGGATGGAGGAGCTGCTTCGGAGATCGGAGAAGCTGACAACCGTCGGCCAACTGGCTGCCGGCGTCGCCCATGAAATCCGCAATCCGCTCACGACGCTTCGCGGGTTCCTGCAATTGCAGCAGCAGACCAAGCGTGTCAATGCGAGCCATGTCGAGCTGATGCTGTCCGAGCTGGATCGGATCAACCTGATCGTCAGCGAATTTCTTATTCTGGCGAAGCCGCAGGCGGTTCGGTTCCAACCGAAGGATGTGCGCCTCATTATGAACAGCGTGCTCTCCCTATTGGACAGTCAGGCCAATCTGCACAACATTGAATTCGTCAAGCGATTCGATGAGGATGTGCCTCTGGTGGACTGCGAGGAGAATCAGCTGAAGCAAGTATTCATCAATATTATTAAAAATGCGATGGAAGCGATGCCCGGCGGCGGCGAGATCGAATTGATCGTGGAGGCGCGCGGGACGTCCAGCGTCATCGTCATTATCAAGGATTATGGGATTGGCATTCCGGCGGAAGACTTGTCCCGCCTAGGGGATCCGTTCTTCACCAACAAGGAGAAGGGAACCGGGCTGGGGCTGATGGTAAGCCAGCGGATTATTCACAGCCATCGGGGCTGTATCGATATTACGAGTGAATTGAACCGGGGGACGCAGGTTATGGTGACGCTCCCGGCCGTCGATCCGTCTGCGCCGGCAGGAACGGCGCCAGACATGCAGCCTGTTCCGGCGGGGGAGAATCGGCCGACCTAGAGACACGAAGAGGGTGCTGCGGCGGGGAGCGTGAAGCTTCCGGCTGCAGCACCCTCTTCTGTTCACGTTCTGATGCGGCTTGTCTATGGAGCCTCCGTCTTGGCATCCGGTTCGGATGATGGATCTGACGGCCCGTCTTTCTCTACGAATTTGCGGAGAATCGAGACTTCGACCCGGCGATTCTGCGCCTTCCCTTCTTCCGTGCGGTTATCGGCTACCGGGTGGTATTCCCCCATGCCGACGGCCTTGAACTGCTTCGGATCGATTTCGGAGCGCTCAAGCACCACCTTCATGAAGCTGAGCGCCCGGGCCGAGCTGAGATCCCAGTTCGATTCGAAGTTGCTGTTGCGAATCGGGCGGTTGTCGGTATGCCCGCTGATGACAATCTCATAGGCCTTGTACTGCTTCAGCATGTCTCCGATCGTAATGGCCAGCTGCTTGGCGTCGGACTTGAGGCTCGCTTTCCCGGAGTCGAACAGCGCGCTGTCTTTAATCGTTATTTTCAGCTCCGAATGATTGAGTTCGGTGTTCAGTTGGTTAGACAAGCCGCCATTGGCAATGTACTCGTTCATCTTGTCCCGCAGCGTCTCCAGCTCCGCCTGCTCTTGCTTGGCCTTCACCATAAATTCATAGCGTTCCCGATTGCGGGAGGCCGTGCTCGGGTCCACATCCTTCATGCCCTTCTTGGCATTGTTCGGCGGAATGATAGCCTGCTGATCGAGAATCCCCGCGCCGCCTCCGCTATCGAAGGCGATGTTGAAGGCTTGGCTCATCTCTTGGAATTTCTTCGCATCCACCGTGCTCATCCCATACAGGACAATGAACAAGGCCAGCAGCAAAGTCAAAATATCGGCATACGGGATCAGCCAAGATTCATCGACATGTTCATCGTGAGACTGGCGGCGCTTGTTGCTCATTCTCCAGCCTCTCCCTTCGTGTTCAGCTGTGCGCGCTCGCTTGGCGTCAGGAAGACAGACAGCTTCTGGTTGATGGCAATCGTCGATACGCCGGATTGGATGGACAGCAAGCCTTCGACCATCATCAACCGAATCTGAATTTCACTGTACGACAGCCGCTTCAATTTATTGGCAATCGGGTGCCAGAGCACATAACCGGTGAAGATCCCCATCAGCGTCGCGACGAAGGCCCCTGCGATCGCGTGGGCGAGCTGCTCCATATCGGCCATCTGCCCCAGAGCGGCGATCAAGCCGATAACGGCCCCCAATACCCCCAGCGTCGGCGCGTAGGTTCCTGCCTGGGAAAAGATAAGCGCACCCGCGCGGTGCCGCTCTTCGGTCGAATGAATATCTTCCATTAGTACATCGCGCACGAAGTCTTGGTCGTTCCCGTCGATGATCATCCGCATTCCGTTGCGAAGGAAGTCATCCTGAATGTCGTCAATCTTCGATTCGAGCGCCAGCAGGCCTTCGCGGCGGGTAATGCTGGCCCATTCCATGAACAGCTGGATCAACTGCACCCGGTCAACCAGCTGCTGGGGCTTAAATATCATACCCAACAATTTGGGGAATTTTTTCAATTCCTTCATCGGAAAGCCGATAAAAAGCGAGGCTGCCGTACCGACAAAAATAATCATAATGGCAGCAGGGTTGGCCAAATTGGATATCGGAGCGCCTTTATAGTACATTCCGAGCGAGATGGCCAAGACGCCAAGGACCAGACCGATCAATGTTGATTTTTCCATGATTCCATACACACCTCATCCATGAGTTAATGGTGCTTCCTGCGTCCCGCATTCGACAGCGTTCAACGGAATGCGTGAAAGTTTTGATACGTTACCTTTTTTATCGGCAGAACCGGACCTTTTTTTAATGGCAGCGAAAAGGAAGGGTAGGCGGGAGGCCGGGCAAAGGGGGCATCCATCCCGCCTTTCCGGAGGCGTTCAAGCCCGTCGCGGCCGGGGGTGAAGCCCTTACAAATTCCTTCCGGAACGGGTCGGCAAAAGACCTGTTCTTTTGCCCGGGAACAAGATATAGTGAGAAGAAAGAGACGGGCAGAGGTTGCCGGTAGCAGTGGAGAAGCAGTATGCCGGCCGCAAGGAGAAACTTCCCGTCTTGATCGTGAGAGCGATTCCATATCATCGCATGATTCGGCATTCAAAGGGAACACTTCATGATTATTGCGGCGGCGCCGTTGCCGCCGAGCCCGGCAGTGCCCGCGATCGGGTGCTGCATGATTGGCGGAACGGCGCAGCGATGAAGGAGGAATTCAGAGATGGATAGGTTGTAGCGGAGCAGGGGAAGAGCTAGAACAGAAAGATGAATTCTTCAGGAGGGAACAAGATGTCCAAAAGAAGTATGTGGTCATTCTCAACCGCGGCGCTTGTGCTGATCCCGGTCGCGGTCGGCATTAACTACATCGGCAAATTGTTCGCCGGCGTGCTCAAGCTGCCGCTGTGGCTTGATGCGATCGGGACGGTGCTGGCCAGCATGCTGGCGGGTCCGGTTATCGGCGGGCTGTCCGGACTCATTAACAACATCATTTATGGTCTCACGATGGATCCAATCTCGTTTGTCTATGCCCTCACAAGCGTCTTTATTGGCCTGGTAGCCGGGATTATGGCCTCCAAGGGCTGGATATCGAGCTGGGGCAAGGCGGCCGTCATTGGACTGGCCGTAGGATTGACGGCGGTTATTATCTCCACCCCGCTCAATGTGGCGTTCTGGGGCGGGCAGACGGGGAATGTCTGGGGCGATATCGTCTTCGGTTATGTGCTGCAAGGGACCCGATCGGTCTGGCTCGCTTCCTTCCTGGATGAACTGGTCGTCGATCTGCCGGATAAGCTCATTACCGTACTTGCCGCTTACGGGATATACCGCGTGCTTCCGAGCAGTCTGATGAATATGTACAAGGATAGCGGAGATATCGAGAAGCTGTAACCGTCCGCAAGCGGTTGGCAAAGGTGGGGGATTCATGAAATCAATGAGCTTGTACGTGGAAAAAGACTCGGCTGTCCATCGCGTCGATCCGATAACGAAGCTGGCCTATATCGCGGCGGCGATCGCGATTCCCATCATTGTGCCCTCCCTCCATGCGGCCTGGGTGTGTATGGCGTTCAGCTTCGGGCTGCTTGCCGCAGGAAGGGTGTTCCGGCGGGGCCTGGCGGTGATTGGCTTCGTCAGCTTCGTGCTGGCGACGGTGGTTATTATCCAGGGATTTTTCCATGTCGGGAATGAGACGGCGCTGTTCACGATCGGGAGCTGGCCGTTCTATAAGGAAGGCTTGCTGTTCGCCCTCGGCATCAGCTTCCGGGCTCTGAATATTGTCGGGGCCTTCCTTATCCTCGTCCTGACCACGAAGCCGTCCGATCTGGTGGAAGCCCTCGTCCGCAGAGGCTTGTCGCCCCGTATCGGCTATGTGCTGAACTCCGTGTTCCAGATCATTCCGCAGATGATGGCGGCTGTCGGCACGATCACCGATGCGCAGCGTGCGCGGGGGGTAGAGACGGAAGGACGGTTGATGACACGCATCAAGGCGTTCCTTCCGCTTATCGGCCCGGTCGTGCTCAGCGCGCTGCTCGATACGAAGGAGCGCACGCTGGCGCTGCAGGCGAGGGGCTTCAACGTGCCCGGGCGCAAAACATTTCTGAATGAGGAGAAGCGGTACCGGCATGCCGGAACTCTCCGGCTGGCGATGCTCGTCATCGTCGCCGCCGCTCTTCTATGGAGGATCTTCGCATGAATCTGATTGAAGTGGAGCATCTCAAGTACCGTTACCCGTCCACGGAGAGGCTGGCGCTGAATGATATCTCGCTGACGGTGGAGGCCGGGGAATTCATTGGGATCATCGGTGCCAATGGAGCGGGCAAGACAACCTTCTGCCAGGCGCTCACTGGGCTGGTGCCCCATTTCTATAAGGGCGCATACGGAGGCAGGGTAGGCATCGCAGGATTCGATGTCGCGGAGAGCGGCGTAGATGAGATGATACGCCATGTCGGCATTGTGTTCCAGAATCCGTTCACGCAGGTGACGGGAGCGAAGCTGACGGTGTATGAGGAGGTCGCCTTCGGCTTGGAGCAGTTGGGCGTGGAGCGGGACGAGATGATCGAGCGTATCGATCATGCGCTTCATCTGCTCGATATGTACGAGTACAAGGAGCGGCACCCATTCGACCTGTCCGGAGGCCAGATGCAGCGGGTGGCCATCGCCTGCGTCATTGCGATGCGGCCGCAGGTCATCGTGCTGGATGAGCCGACCTCGCAGCTTGATCCGCAGGGCTCGGAGGAAGTATTCCAGGCCGTTCAGAGCCTGAGCCGGGAGGGAATGACGGTCATTCTGGCGGAGCACAAGATGGAGAAGCTCGCCGCGTACGCGGATCGAATCGTTCTTCTGCACGAAGGGAGCCTAATTGGCATCGATACGCCGTCCCGTCTGTTCTCCCGGGCCGATCTGGCGGAATACGGGGTCAAGCCGCCCGTCTATACTCAGGTATGCCGCGAGCTCGGGCTGCGCACCCCGGGCAGGGATACGTATCCGGTAACCCTCGAAGAAGCGGCCCAGGCTTATGAGGCGGCGCGCGGCGGGAAGAACGGCTTAAGCCCGGCGGCAGGCGCGGAAGAGGGGGAGCGGGGTGAGTGAGATGATTCGCATCCGGAATATGCACTTCGAATATAACCCGGACCAGCCGGTGCTGCACGATATCACGTTGGATCTCGATGCGCGGGCGACGGCGATAATCGGCCAGAACGGCGCCGGCAAGACGACGCTGGTCAAGCTGCTCAAAGGGCTGCTTCAACCGACGGCCGGGGAAATTTCCGTGTGCGGGATACGTACGAAGGAAGCAACGGTCGCCGGTTTGGCCGGCCGAATCGGGCTTGTCTTCCAGAACCCGAATGATCAGATATGCAAGCGCACGGTCCTGGAGGAGGTCATGTTCGGGCCGCTTAACCTGAAGCGGAGCACGTCCGAGGCGAAGGAGCGGGCAATGGCGGCGCTGGACATGGTCGGCCTGGGCGCGCGCCGGGAGATGAATCCCCACGATCTCGGCTTGTCCGAGAAGAAGCTCGTGAGCATCGCCTCGATTGTTGCCATGGATACGGATATTCTTATTTTGGACGAGCCGACCATCGCTCAGGACGATGCGGGCAAGCGCCGGATCGGCGGCCTTATCGAGCAGCTGAAGCGGCAGGGCAAGCTCGTGCTGGCGATATTGCATGATATGGACTTCGCTGCGGCTCTTTTCGAACGGACCGTCGTCCTTAACCGGGGCCAAGTGTTGATGGACGACGAGACGCGCCACGTATTCTCCCGGCCGGAGATTCTTCGGGAAGCCGGTCTCGATACGCCGTATGCGACGCAGCTCGGGAGGCGGTGGGGGCTCCCCGGTACGGTCCTGACGGCAGAGGAGCTGATCGCAGCCATGTCCGTTAAGCGATGAATCCGGTGGCGGAGCGTATCCATTCGAATCGAAGAGGCCTGTGCATGCCGGATGGGTGCGCAGGCCTTTTCCTTGCAGCCGGGTTCGAGAAAGCCGCTTCACCTGTGCTACAATACGAGGTAAACAGACAAGCGTGAACAGAAAGGGGCAGCATGATTATGGGCGTGGCTTACGGAAGACCGTATAAAGATATATTGGAGGATCTGGTCGGGGCCGTTGGGCTAATTCCGGACGGTTATCAGTTCTTCGACATGGAACAGGAGGACTGGGAAGCCCTGGGGGAGCGGGAGCGGCATGAAGTGTTGGAGGCGCTCGCGGATGATGTGTTTTACGGGCTCGGACAGGAACGGCTGCTGTTCATTGGCAGCGGCAGCGTGCAGTATGACCCCCAATTCCACCTGATCGAGGTCGTCGTCGGCAGTGCGACCGTGGCCAGCGTCGCCTTGACCTGATGGGCCCGCACTCGGATGAGCGCGGGCGGGGCTACGGGTGATAGACCATGCAGTGAAATTCGCCGGGCCCTGTCGGCGTCTGCCGCGTATACGTATCGGTGATCCGGAATCCGGCGCGCCGGTATGTGCGGATTGCCCGTTCATTCCAGGTCAGCACTTCCAGATCAATCATATCGCCGGGATGGCGCCGTCGGGCTTCTTCGACGATCGCCTGAACGAAGGACACGCCATATCCTTGACCAAGCCGATCGGGGCGCATCCCCAGCCCGAGACGGGTCACGCCGAGCAGAGGGAAGAATTGCGCGAAGCCGAACAGCTCTCCGTCGGCGTCCGTCACCGATCCATACTGTTCGCTCCGGATGCGGGCATCGCCGAACTCGACTTCGAGGGCCTTCATTTGCTCCCACGGGAGGAATCCATATAGTTGATAAGGCGGCTCATAGGTCCATGAGCAGACATGTGCGCCGTCCTCCTCGGTCATCGGGCGCACCCGGAAGGGCAGCCTCGGCGGGCGGGACGGGGAATGGCGGTAAGAAGCCGGCAATGCAATCACTTCCTTACACAGGAGATACCGGACGACGCGGCGTCGGTTCCAGGTTGTGCATTCTGTTGCTTGATTTTTCTTAGTTGCTATTTTCGCATGTTTGCATCAGCTTGACAATGAGGGAGGCAGAGCACTAGGCAGCAAGCGGTGCAACGGCCCATGGTAAACGTCACGGCGCGAAAGAGATAAACTGCGGTTCAGTCTCTGTGCTACACTAGGCATAAGCAGTACATGATGAAGGAGGCACTATATGAGTAGACCAATTCTCGTATCCAAGCAATGGCTGTTAGCCCGAATGTATGAGCCTGATATCGTCATCGTCGATTGCCGCTTCGACCTCGGGCGGCCCGAGGCGGGGAGAGAAGATTATGCCTCCTCTCATATCCCGGGCGCCGTCTATCTTGATCTGAATACGGACCTGTCGGCACCGGTGGAAGCCCATGGCGGCCGTCATCCGCTGCCTGATCCGGCCGTACTGGCGGAACGGCTCGGCCGGGCCGGCATCAGCAATGCCAGCCGGGTCGTCGCATACGACGATCAAGGCGGGATGTATGCCTCGCGGCTGTGGTGGATGCTGCGTTGGCTGGGCCATGACGCCGTCCATGTGATGGAAGAGGGCTTCACGGCGTGGAAGGAGGCCGGGTACCCGGTCACCGACGCGCAACGGGTTGTCGTGCCCGCCGCCTTCGTGCCGAAGGTTCGGGCGGACATGCTGGCGAGCATGGAGGAGGTCCGGGAGAAGCTGGGCCGGCCGGATGTGCTGCTCGTCGATTCGCGCGACGTGGCGCGCTATCGGGGCGAGACCGAGCCGATCGATGCGAAGGCGGGGCATATTCCAGGGGCGATCCATCAGTTCTGGAAGGATAATGTCGATGAGCGCGGCGCCTGGAAGCCGGAAGAGGAGCGCCGGGAGCAGCTCGCTGCTCTTGTGGAAGCGCTGGAAGCGGGACGCGAGGTCATCGTCTATTGCGGATCCGGGGTCAGCGCCTGTCCGAATGTGCTGGCGCTGCATGAGCTTGGCTACCCGCAGGTCCGCTTGTATGCCGGGAGCTGGAGCGATTGGAGCTCGTATCCGGAAAACGAGATTGCGACTGGAGAAGAATAAGAACGGAAGACACACAGAGTATTAGGGATGAGGTACATCGCCTCAAGCTATGGTGGCTTGGGCGATGTATTTTTTTATGCTCTAATCAACAGGGAGTCAACGAATATGGGGGAAAGAGCTAAAGTATTATGCGACGGCCACTGAAGGAATCGTGACTATGAACAGTGCCTCTGCTGAATTTTTAAAGTTTTAAAAGTATCCCTTTTAGGTAGGGGCATATCGAGATGGGTAAAGTCAACAAGTAAAATGGGCAGTTAACAATTCGCTCTCTATACAATGGGTTTATTGGAATGATATAGTGGATTTAAGTTTTTAATGCTCTCTGTGAATGTTGAACTAAAATTTTTGGAGGGGATAATTGGTATAATGTTGACTAAAGACTCTATAAGTTGGGCAATAAACTTTATTCAAAATCACTCAGATGGAGACTTGTTTCCTGCAATTTTAGAGATTAACGCAATATCTAGCCATATTGATGATTTTGTAGCGCTGATTGAAGGCAAAGACTTAACACAGTTTACTCCCGGAGCCTGTAGAAGATTTATTGTTCCCAAAGACGAGATTTCTTACCGACAAGCCACACAATTAGATCCACAAGATAGCATTCTACTTACCTCGATAATTCATCAATTTGGAGCTGGGATCGAAGCTAGGAGATTACACAATAATATTGTATATAGCTATAGATTTTCACCAGATATAAACCATGGTCTATACTCATCAAAAACAGCATGGAATGATTTTTGGAAAACTGCATATAAAAAGAGCCGCACATATGAATTTGTATTATACTGCGACATTGCAGACTATTATAATCAAATATACCATCATATTGTTGAAAATCAGTTACGTGAATCCGGATTTCCAAATCAGGAGACAAAGTGGATTATTAAGTTGCTTAACTCTACTACAGCGAATGTATCCAGAGGTATTCCAATTGGCCCTCATGCTGTTCATCTTTTAGCTGAAGCGGCAATGATACCAATAGACAATAGCCTACATACGCAAGGAATAGATTTTCTCAGATATGCTGATGATATTTTAGTGTTCTGTGACTCATCGCAATCCGCAAAAATTGCTCTTGCTAAAATAGCATCCATTTTGGACAAACAGCAACGATTAATGTTACAACGACACAAGACCAAAGTATATAGTTCTAATCATTTTAGAGATTTATGTAATGAAATGATTGAGGACCGACCGATCAATAAAGATGAAGATAAAATTCTCAAATTAATAAGAAAATACTCTAATGGCGATCCTTATAGAACTATTACATATAGCGAGATCTCAAAAGAAGACTGGGAATCGCTTACTGAACAAATAATTAGTAAGATTATTCAGGAATACATCGATCAAAAAGAAGTAGATTACATACGACTTAGGTGGTTTTATAGAAGGTTGGCTCAAATTGGTCATCCAGGTGCGATTGAAATTTCACTTAGTAATATATCGCAATTGAGTCCATGTTTTGCAAATATATGTGCATATCTTGCTTCCGTTCAATC includes these proteins:
- a CDS encoding flagellar motor protein MotB, whose protein sequence is MSNKRRQSHDEHVDESWLIPYADILTLLLALFIVLYGMSTVDAKKFQEMSQAFNIAFDSGGGAGILDQQAIIPPNNAKKGMKDVDPSTASRNRERYEFMVKAKQEQAELETLRDKMNEYIANGGLSNQLNTELNHSELKITIKDSALFDSGKASLKSDAKQLAITIGDMLKQYKAYEIVISGHTDNRPIRNSNFESNWDLSSARALSFMKVVLERSEIDPKQFKAVGMGEYHPVADNRTEEGKAQNRRVEVSILRKFVEKDGPSDPSSEPDAKTEAP
- a CDS encoding sulfurtransferase codes for the protein MSRPILVSKQWLLARMYEPDIVIVDCRFDLGRPEAGREDYASSHIPGAVYLDLNTDLSAPVEAHGGRHPLPDPAVLAERLGRAGISNASRVVAYDDQGGMYASRLWWMLRWLGHDAVHVMEEGFTAWKEAGYPVTDAQRVVVPAAFVPKVRADMLASMEEVREKLGRPDVLLVDSRDVARYRGETEPIDAKAGHIPGAIHQFWKDNVDERGAWKPEEERREQLAALVEALEAGREVIVYCGSGVSACPNVLALHELGYPQVRLYAGSWSDWSSYPENEIATGEE
- the motA gene encoding flagellar motor stator protein MotA — encoded protein: MEKSTLIGLVLGVLAISLGMYYKGAPISNLANPAAIMIIFVGTAASLFIGFPMKELKKFPKLLGMIFKPQQLVDRVQLIQLFMEWASITRREGLLALESKIDDIQDDFLRNGMRMIIDGNDQDFVRDVLMEDIHSTEERHRAGALIFSQAGTYAPTLGVLGAVIGLIAALGQMADMEQLAHAIAGAFVATLMGIFTGYVLWHPIANKLKRLSYSEIQIRLMMVEGLLSIQSGVSTIAINQKLSVFLTPSERAQLNTKGEAGE
- a CDS encoding energy-coupling factor ABC transporter ATP-binding protein, yielding MNLIEVEHLKYRYPSTERLALNDISLTVEAGEFIGIIGANGAGKTTFCQALTGLVPHFYKGAYGGRVGIAGFDVAESGVDEMIRHVGIVFQNPFTQVTGAKLTVYEEVAFGLEQLGVERDEMIERIDHALHLLDMYEYKERHPFDLSGGQMQRVAIACVIAMRPQVIVLDEPTSQLDPQGSEEVFQAVQSLSREGMTVILAEHKMEKLAAYADRIVLLHEGSLIGIDTPSRLFSRADLAEYGVKPPVYTQVCRELGLRTPGRDTYPVTLEEAAQAYEAARGGKNGLSPAAGAEEGERGE
- a CDS encoding GNAT family N-acetyltransferase; translated protein: MTEEDGAHVCSWTYEPPYQLYGFLPWEQMKALEVEFGDARIRSEQYGSVTDADGELFGFAQFFPLLGVTRLGLGMRPDRLGQGYGVSFVQAIVEEARRRHPGDMIDLEVLTWNERAIRTYRRAGFRITDTYTRQTPTGPGEFHCMVYHP
- a CDS encoding energy-coupling factor transporter transmembrane component T family protein produces the protein MKSMSLYVEKDSAVHRVDPITKLAYIAAAIAIPIIVPSLHAAWVCMAFSFGLLAAGRVFRRGLAVIGFVSFVLATVVIIQGFFHVGNETALFTIGSWPFYKEGLLFALGISFRALNIVGAFLILVLTTKPSDLVEALVRRGLSPRIGYVLNSVFQIIPQMMAAVGTITDAQRARGVETEGRLMTRIKAFLPLIGPVVLSALLDTKERTLALQARGFNVPGRKTFLNEEKRYRHAGTLRLAMLVIVAAALLWRIFA
- a CDS encoding RNA-directed DNA polymerase; translated protein: MLTKDSISWAINFIQNHSDGDLFPAILEINAISSHIDDFVALIEGKDLTQFTPGACRRFIVPKDEISYRQATQLDPQDSILLTSIIHQFGAGIEARRLHNNIVYSYRFSPDINHGLYSSKTAWNDFWKTAYKKSRTYEFVLYCDIADYYNQIYHHIVENQLRESGFPNQETKWIIKLLNSTTANVSRGIPIGPHAVHLLAEAAMIPIDNSLHTQGIDFLRYADDILVFCDSSQSAKIALAKIASILDKQQRLMLQRHKTKVYSSNHFRDLCNEMIEDRPINKDEDKILKLIRKYSNGDPYRTITYSEISKEDWESLTEQIISKIIQEYIDQKEVDYIRLRWFYRRLAQIGHPGAIEISLSNISQLSPCFANICAYLASVQSISAEQWVYIGEQLLKLLDSQEVVHNEFFRLSILSLFTKNEYINHFSYLVNKFPVSEPFARREILLAAHQNSAYDWLREQKENYQSMDPWQKMAFIYGVSGLPQDEKKFFLNSLTHQRPFDSVLIKWAKNI
- a CDS encoding ECF transporter S component, whose protein sequence is MSKRSMWSFSTAALVLIPVAVGINYIGKLFAGVLKLPLWLDAIGTVLASMLAGPVIGGLSGLINNIIYGLTMDPISFVYALTSVFIGLVAGIMASKGWISSWGKAAVIGLAVGLTAVIISTPLNVAFWGGQTGNVWGDIVFGYVLQGTRSVWLASFLDELVVDLPDKLITVLAAYGIYRVLPSSLMNMYKDSGDIEKL
- a CDS encoding energy-coupling factor ABC transporter ATP-binding protein yields the protein MIRIRNMHFEYNPDQPVLHDITLDLDARATAIIGQNGAGKTTLVKLLKGLLQPTAGEISVCGIRTKEATVAGLAGRIGLVFQNPNDQICKRTVLEEVMFGPLNLKRSTSEAKERAMAALDMVGLGARREMNPHDLGLSEKKLVSIASIVAMDTDILILDEPTIAQDDAGKRRIGGLIEQLKRQGKLVLAILHDMDFAAALFERTVVLNRGQVLMDDETRHVFSRPEILREAGLDTPYATQLGRRWGLPGTVLTAEELIAAMSVKR